The Arachis hypogaea cultivar Tifrunner chromosome 16, arahy.Tifrunner.gnm2.J5K5, whole genome shotgun sequence genome contains a region encoding:
- the LOC112805938 gene encoding protein MAIN-LIKE 1-like translates to MRLDERYVPYLQMAGLYHLARLNDRWFRLDEPLVSAFVERWRPETHTFHMPFGECTITLQDVAYQLGLPVDGDYVSGCLTDFHLYIEGGRPAWQWFHELLGVLPPENQVQKFAVNCTWFQETFAECPDGADEETVRRFARAYIMMLLGTQLFADKSGNRIHIRWLPYVARLEEMGRYSWASAALAWLYRCMCRVANRHVVKLAGPLQLLQSWIFWRFPTLRPSGYDEISWQGTSGKDGSHEDRLVTASAVYMDAL, encoded by the exons ATGCGTCTTGATGAGAGGTATGtcccgtacttgcagatggcggGACTTtaccatcttgcgagactgaaCGACAGATGGTTCCGACTAGACGAGCCCCTAGTCAGCGCATTCGTCGAGAGGTGGCGGCctgagacgcacaccttccacatgccgttcggagagtgcactatCACGCTTCAGGACGTCGCATACCAGCTGGGGTTGCCAGTCGACGGAGATTATGTTAGTGGTTGCCTTACGGACTTCCACCTTTACATTGAGGGTGGGAGACCTGCTTGGCAGTGGTTCCATGAGTTGCTCGGTGTTTTACCTCCGGAGAACCAGGTGCAGAAATTTGCAGTCAACTGCACCTGGTTTCAGGAGACATTCGCAGAGTGTCCAGATGGGGCAGATGAAGAGACAGTTAGGCGATTTGCCCGGGCCTACATCATGATGTTATTGGGTACGcagctgtttgccgacaagtccggcaaTCGTATACACATCAGATGGCTACCATATGTTGCTCGGCTTGAGGAGATGGGTCGCTACAGTTGGGCGTCGGCGGCACTAGCATGGCTGTACAGGTGCATGTGCCGAGTCGCCAACAGACATGTGGTGAAGTTAGCTGGCCCGTTACAGTTATTACAGTCGTGGATCTTCTGGAGGTTTCCCACACTTAGACCATCTGGGTATGATGAGATCAGCTGGCAAGGGACCTCGGGTAAAGATGGCTCGCATGAAGATCGACTTGTTACAGCCTCGGCAG TTTATATGGATGCCCTATAG